The Perca fluviatilis chromosome 2, GENO_Pfluv_1.0, whole genome shotgun sequence genome includes a region encoding these proteins:
- the cpda gene encoding carboxypeptidase D, with the protein MLQIWEYLSKTPKLRLSLFAVLFFLVVSLGDARLRTRSDSTSQEETVETYNKYYNYVDLTGRLKSLAEKYPRVANLSSIGQSVEGRELWVMRITKDPNSDTPGKPKFKYVGNMHGDETVSRQVLVYLVEYLLTKYGEESRITELVNTTDIYIMPSMNPDGFEKSREGDCSGDNGGRNNAKNMDLNRSFPDQYDETRVNPADVPEVMAMIRWIKEKKFVLSGNLHGGSVVASYPFDDSASHQRQGHYSQSEDDSLFRYLALVFSQNHPVMRTGEPNCPEAPEEIFKDGITNGAQWYDVPGGMQDFNYLYGNCLEITMELSCCKYPPSSELHKEWDLNRESLLAYIEKIRIGVRGYVKDAISGTALANVSIVVASIRHNLTTGKYGDYYRLLLPGTYNITAVAPGYIAMAVYSVQVVEGKATELNFTLTPVVNEAAGGIPVTTYSMPSTSDPKLSTTTNSDSTQTRVVPSEDSKNSPPLLPPKHQPIQPKEFRHHNYADMELFLLKYSSEFPSIVHLYKIGRSVEDRELYVMAISDNPTVHEHGEPEFKYIANMHGNEVVGRELLLNLIEYLCRNYGTDPEVTQLVNNTRIHIMPSMNPDGYEVATEGDIKGYKGRNNSNNFDLNRNFPDQFITITEPRQPETIAVMNWLKSIPFILSANLHGGSLVVNYPYDDEKQGLSRYSQSPDDKVFQQVSRAYSQENPLMHNGHPCEDLYQDEYFEDGITNGAKWYNVPGGMQDWNYLNTNCFEVTIELGCVKYPMAKDLPQYWEKNRRALLQFIHQVHSGVKGTVSDMRDGTGIPNATISVEDIDHNITTARTGDYWRLLVPGTYYITASAHGYTLMRTYVTVPEEGVEVLDFRLTRVNSDPNGQSPNGPQPTQNPSEKEFQSLIKDLSLGQGLEQLVKSTATENSFPYRRYKELSGFMRGLTLNFPQITSLRSLGQSVEVRTIWALEISNKPGEAEPSEPKIRFVAGIHGNAPVGTELLLEFAFFLCINYGKNPAITRLINETRIVIVPSINPDGREQAVEKQCTSTQGFTNAHGKDLDTDFFGNASQRVVEAQPETRAMMDLILDKAYTLSVALDGGSLVATYPYDKPVQSVENEGTLKYLASVYANNHPKMHLGDTGCSNNEQMGNTPDGVMRAAERQSHMGSMKDFSMDFGHCPEITVYTGCCLFPPAEQLTPLWAENKKALLSMLVEVHKGVRGVVRDKSGKPIVGAIIVLNGGVRVFTSEGGYFHALLAPGNHNIEAVADGYQQQRQEVVVSSYEAAVSIIIEFDMDNSIFGLPREFVVASAAASMTALVVTACIIWCVCAAKSNRQKDGFHRLRQHRDDYDDEIRLTSMGSKKSLLAHEFQDESESDEETLYANKI; encoded by the exons ATGTTGCAGATTTGGGAGTATCTCTCGAAGACGCCGAAACTCCGGCTTTCACTTTTCGCCgttcttttctttcttgttgTCTCCCTTGGTGACGCCAGGCTGCGCACACGAAGCGACAGCACCTCGCAGGAGGAAACGGTAGAAACTTACAACAAATACTACAATTATGTTGACCTGACCGGGCGTTTAAAGTCTTTAGCTGAGAAATACCCTCGCGTAGCTAACCTGTCGAGCATAGGTCAGTCTGTTGAGGGCAGAGAGCTCTGGGTGATGCGGATCACCAAGGATCCCAACAGTGACACACCGGGGAAACCCAAATTTAAATACGTCGGGAACATGCACGGCGACGAAACTGTGTCCAGGCAGGTGTTGGTGTACCTCGTTGAGTATCTGCTGACTAAATATGGGGAGGAATCGCGTATTACTGAGCTGGTGAACACCACGGATATTTACATAATGCCCAGCATGAACCCTGACGGCTTCGAGAAGTCCAGAGAGGGCGACTGCAGTGGCGACAACGGGGGGCGAAATAATGCCAAAAACATGGACCTCAACAGAAGCTTTCCTGACCAGTACGATGAGACGCGTGTCAATCCGGCTGATGTCCCCGAGGTCATGGCTATGATCAGATGGATCAAGGAGAAAAA ATTTGTGCTGTCAGGGAACCTGCATGGCGGCAGTGTGGTTGCCAGTTACCCTTTTGATGACTCAGCCTCCCACCAGCGGCAGGGCCACTACAGCCAGTCAGAGGACGACAGCCTGTTTCGCTACTTAGCCCTGGTGTTTTCCCAGAACCACCCTGTGATGAGGACTGGTGAGCCCAACTGTCCTGAAGCCCCGGAAGAAATCTTTAAAGATGGCATCACCAATGGCGCGCAGTGGTATGACGTGCCTG GAGGGATGCAGGACTTCAACTACCTCTACGGAAACTGTCTGGAAATCACCATGGAGCTGAGCTGCTGCAAATATCCTCCTTCTTCTGAACTCCATAAGGAATGGGATCTGAACAGGGAATCCCTACTAGCCTACATAGAAAAG ATCCGTATAGGTGTTCGTGGCTATGTGAAAGACGCCATCAGTGGCACTGCCCTCGCCAATGTCAGCATTGTGGTGGCAAGCATTCGCCACAACCTGACCACAGGAAAATATGGGGACTACTACCGCCTTCTACTCCCAGGAACATACAACATCACAGCTGTGGCCCCAGG GTACATAGCAATGGCAGTCTACAGTGTCCAGGTCGTGGAGGGCAAAGCCACAGAACTTAACTTTACCTTGACGCCTGTGGTCAATGAGGCTGCAGGTGGCATCCCTGTGACTACATACTCCATGCCATCCACCAGTGATCCAAAGCTATCCACGACCACCAACTCTGACTCCACCCAGACCCGGGTGGTTCCTTCTGAGGACAGCAAGAACAGTCCTCCTTTACTTCCACCTAAACATCAGCCCATCCAGCCTAAGGAATTTCGTCACCACAACTATGCAGACATGGAGCTGTTCTTGCTCAAGTACAGCAGCGAGTTCCCCTCGATTGTCCATCTTTACAAGATTGGCCGCTCCGTGGAAGACCGTGAGCTCTATGTGATGGCCATCTCAGACAACCCCACTGTCCATGAGCATG GTGAGCCAGAGTTTAAGTATATAGCCAACATGCACGGTAATGAAGTGGTGGGCCGAGAGTTATTGCTCAACCTCATCGAGTACCTGTGCCGTAACTATGGTACTGACCCGGAGGTCACTCAGTTGGTCAACAATACCCGCATTCACATCATGCCTTCGATGAACCCTGACGGCTATGAGGTAGCCACTGAGG GTGATATAAAGGGCTACAAAGGgcgcaacaacagcaacaatttCGACCTGAACCGCAACTTCCCAGACCAGTTTATTACCATCACAGAGCCCAGACAGCCGGAGACTATAGCTGTGATGAACTGGCTGAAGAGCATTCCCTTCATCCTGTCAGCCAACCTCCATGGAG GTTCCTTGGTGGTTAACTACCCCTATGATGATGAAAAACAAGGGCTATCCCGATACAGCCAGTCACCTGACGACAAAGTCTTTCAGCAGGTGTCTAGAGCCTACTCACAG GAGAATCCTTTGATGCACAATGGACACCCTTGTGAGGACCTGTACCAGGATGAATATTTTGAGGATGGCATCACCAATGGTGCCAAATGGTACAATGTTCCTG GTGGCATGCAGGACTGGAACTACTTAAACACCAACTGTTTTGAGGTGACCATTGAGCTGGGCTGTGTGAAGTACCCCATGGCCAAGGACCTGCCACAATACTGGGAAAAAAACCGACGAGCCTTGCTTCAGTTTATACACCAG GTTCACAGTGGTGTAAAAGGCACAGTCTCTGACATGAGGGATGGCACAGGAATTCCCAATGCCACTATTAGTGTGGAGGACATAGACCACAACATCACCACAGCTCGTACTGGAGATTACTGGAGACTGCTAGTCCCTGGGACTTACTATATCACTGCTTCGGCCCACGG TTATACACTTATGAGGACCTACGTCACAGTCCCAGAGGAAGGAGTAGAGGTGCTGGACTTCAGACTGACACGTGTAAACTCAGACCCTAATGGCCAGTCTCCCAATGGCCCCCAACCCACACAGAACCCATCTGAGAAGGAGTTCCAGAGCTTAATCAAGGACCTCTCTCTTGGCCAgggtttggagcagttggtcaAGAGCACGGCCACAGAGAACAGCTTCCCCTACAGACGCTACAAAGAACTGTCCGGCTTTATGAGAGGCCTCACACTTAACTTTCCCCAAATTACATCTTTACGCAG TTTGGGCCAAAGTGTGGAGGTTAGAACTATTTGGGCTCTGGAAATCTCCAACAAACCAGGAGAAGCTGAACCGTCTGAGCCCAAGATCCGCTTTGTAGCAGGGATCCATGGCAATGCCCCAGTGGgcacagagctgctgctggagTTTGCTTTTTTCCTGTGTATCAACTATGGCAAGAACCCAGCCATCACCAGG CTGATTAATGAGACCCGGATTGTCATCGTGCCTTCCATCAACCCCGATGGACGAGAACAGGCCGTTGAGAAGCAGTGTACCTCCACCCAGGGCTTTACCAATGCTCATGGCAAGGATCTGGACACAGATTTCTTTG GAAATGCGTCGCAGCGTGTGGTGGAGGCCCAACCAGAGACCAGAGCCATGATGGACTTGATTCTAGACAAGGCCTACACTCTGTCTGTAGCCCTCGATGGAGGCTCCCTTGTAGCTACCTACCCTTATGACAAGCCTGTCCAGTCCG TTGAAAATGAGGGCACATTGAAGTACTTGGCAAGTGTTTATGCCAACAACCACCCTAAGATGCACCTCGGGGACACTGGATGTTCAAATAATGAGCAGA TGGGCAACACCCCAGATGGAGTTATGAGGGCAGCAGAGAGACAAAGCCACATGGGGAGCATGAAG GACTTCAGCATGGACTTTGGCCACTGTCCAGAGATCACAGTGTATACTGGCTGCTGTTTGTTCCCTCCTGCTGAGCAGCTGACCCCACTCTGGGCTGAGAACAAGAAGGCTCTCCTAAGCATGTTGGTGGAG GTCCATAAAGGTGTGCGTGGCGTGGTGAGAGACAAGAGTGGAAAGCCTATTGTTGGGGCGATCATTGTACTGAATGGGGGAGTGAGGGTCTTTACTTCAGAGGGCGGCTACTTTCATGCACTGCTGGCTCCTGGCAACCACAACATTGAAGCTGTTGCTGATGGCTACCAACAACAACGTCAAGAG GTGGTGGTGTCTTCCTATGAAGCTGCTGTCTCTATTATCATTGAGTTTGACATGGACAACAGCATCTTTGGCCTGCCCAGAGAGTTTGTGGTAGCCAGTGCAG CAGCCTCCATGACCGCATTGGTGGTGACGGCGTGCAtcatctggtgtgtgtgtgcagccaaGTCTAATCGTCAAAAAGATGGCTTCCACCGCCTGCGACAGCACAGAGACGATTATGATGATGAGATCCGGCTGACTTCCATGGGCTCCAAGAAGTCGCTGCTTGCCCACGAGTTTCAGGACGAGAGTGAAAGTGATGAGGAGACACTGTATGCCAACAAAATCTGA
- the cryba1a gene encoding crystallin, beta A1a, translating to MALNNPTPLGPWKITVYDQENFQGKRLEFTSACQNIMECGVDNIRSLKVECGAWAGYEHSSFCGQQFVLERGEYPHWESWSGSNAYHIERMMSFRPICSAIHKESKMVLFEKENFMGRQWEINDDYPSLQAMGWGNNEIGSMQIQSGSWVCYQFPGYRGYQYIMECDRHGGEYKHYREWGSHAQSFQVQSLRRIQQ from the exons ATGGCTCTGAATAACCCCACCCCACTGGGACCATGGAAG ATCACAGTTTATGACCAGGAGAACTTCCAGGGGAAGCGTCTGGAGTTTACCTCAGCCTGCCAGAACATCATGGAGTGTGGCGTTGACAACATCCGCTCCCTGAAGGTGGAGTGTGGAGC CTGGGCAGGATATGAACACTCCAGTTTCTGTGGACAGCAGTTTGTGTTGGAGAGAGGAGAGTATCCTCACTGGGAGTCATGGAGTGGCAGCAACGCTTACCACATTGAGAGAATGATGTCCTTCCGCCCCATCTGCTCTGCT ATCCACAAGGAGTCCAAGATGGTGTTGTTTGAGAAGGAGAACTTCATGGGACGCCAGTGGGAGATAAATGATGACTACCCCTCTCTGCAGGCCATGGGCTGGGGCAACAACGAGATTGGATCTATGCAAATTCAGAGCGGCTC CTGGGTGTGCTACCAGTTTCCAGGTTACCGTGGTTACCAGTACATCATGGAGTGTGATCGTCATGGCGGCGAGTACAAACATTACAGAGAGTGGGGCTCCCATGCTCAGTCCTTCCAGGTGCAGTCGCTGCGTCGAATCCAGCAATGA